A stretch of the Elephas maximus indicus isolate mEleMax1 chromosome 3, mEleMax1 primary haplotype, whole genome shotgun sequence genome encodes the following:
- the LOC126071240 gene encoding olfactory receptor 7A10-like has product MEPENHTDVLEFILLGLSEVEELQSLLLLGLFLSMYLVTFIGNLLIILATITSSHLHTPMYFFLANFSFVDICFTSTTIPKMLLNIHTHSKIITYQGCLTQMYFFILFAELDILFLSIMAYDRFVAICHPLHYTVIMNPKLCGLLLLLSWILSVLGSLLRVFLLSRLSFCTNLEIPHFFCEINQVIQLACSDTLLNIIEMYFATVVMGIIHLTGILFSFSQIVSSILRITSARGKYKAFSTCGSHLSVVSLFYGTGLGVYLSSATTQNSRASAIASVMYTIVTPMLNPFIYSLRNTGIKGALKNLIWLDTLSE; this is encoded by the coding sequence ATGGAACCAGAAAACCACACAGATGTTTTAGAATTTATTCTCCTTGGACTCTCAGAAGTGGAAGAACTGCAATCTCTTCTTCTTCTTGGGCTGTTCCTGTCCATGTACTTGGTCACATTTATTGGGAACCTTCTCATCATCTTGGCCACCATCACTAGCTCCCATCTCCAtactcccatgtactttttccttgccaacttTTCCTTTGTAGATATATGTTTCACCTCCACCACTATCCCAAAGATGCTGCTGAATATCCACACCCATAGCAAAATTATCACCTATCAAGGCTGCCTCAcccaaatgtattttttcatcctttttgcAGAGTTAGATATTTTATTCCTTTCTataatggcctatgaccggtttgtggccatctgtcatcCACTGCATTATACAGTCATCATGAATCCCAAACTCTGTggcttgttgctgctgttgtcctGGATATTGAGTGTTCTGGGCTCTCTCTTACGTGTTTTTCTGTTGTCACGACTGTCCTTCTGTACTAACTTGGAGATTCCccacttcttctgtgaaatcAATCAGGTTATCCAACTTGCCTGTTCTGACACCCTTCTCAATATCATAGAGATGTATTTTGCAACTGTGGTGATGGGCATTATTCACCTGActggcattttattttctttttctcagattGTCTCTTCTATACTGAGAATTACATCAGCAAGGGGAAAGTATAAGGCATTTtccacctgtgggtctcaccttTCAGTAGTTTCATTGTTTTATGGTACAGGTCTTGGAGTCTACCTCAGTTCTGCCACTACCCAAAATTCCAGGGCCAGTGCAATAGCCTCAGTGATGTACACCATAGTCACACCCATGCTGAATCCctttatctacagcctgaggaacacgGGCATAAAAGGGGCATTGAAGAATCTTATTTGGCTTGACACTTTAAGTGAGTGA